The following coding sequences are from one Gossypium hirsutum isolate 1008001.06 chromosome A12, Gossypium_hirsutum_v2.1, whole genome shotgun sequence window:
- the LOC107942308 gene encoding transcription factor SPEECHLESS produces the protein MDDNLCEFADEPEFVGEDDLFSIFESLDGLIDFPVPFTPLEEMTTATTAAAVGVGGGSTQKSTPLMESETEETSPKTKRQKLGSLEETMNTDGPQRMSHITVERNRRKQMNEHLSVLRSLMPCFYVKRGDQASIIGGVVDYINELQQVLQALEAKKQRKVYSEVLSPRVVLSPRPSPLSPRKPPLSPRLNLPISPRTPQPGSPYKPRLQKGYLSPTMAASTSLEPSPTSSTSSVDNNNELVANSKSPVADVEVKFSGPNLVLKTVSPRIPGQALKIISALEELSLEILNVNINTVDETMLNSFTIKIGIECQLSAEELAQQIQQTFGHC, from the exons ATGGATGATAATTTGTGTGAGTTTGCCGATGAGCCTGAGTTCGTCGGTGAAGATGATTTGtttagtatttttgaaagtttagatGGTCTTATTGATTTCCCAGTACCTTTTACTCCGTTAGAAGAAATGACGACGGCTACAACGGCGGCGGCTGTGGGTGTTGGTGGTGGTAGTACACAAAAATCAACTCCATTAATGGAGTCGGAAACGGAGGAAACTTCACCGAAAACCAAGAGACAAAAACTGGGTTCTTTAGAAGAAACGATGAATACTGATGGGCCTCAAAGGATGTCTCATATTACCGTCGAACGGAACCGGAGGAAGCAAATGAACGAACATTTATCGGTGCTGAGATCTTTGATGCCGTGTTTTTATGTCAAAAGA GGTGATCAAGCATCCATCATTGGTGGTGTAGTGGATTATATCAACGAGTTACAGCAAGTTTTACAAGCACTCGAAGCTAAAAAACAAAGGAAAGTTTACAGTGAAGTGTTGAGTCCAAGGGTGGTTTTAAGTCCAAGACCGTCACCGCTCAGTCCTCGGAAACCACCGTTGAGTCCTCGTTTGAACTTGCCGATAAGTCCGAGAACACCACAACCCGGTAGTCCGTACAAACCACGGTTGCAAAAGGGTTACCTCTCACCAACAATGGCGGCTAGTACTTCACTTGAACCCTCTCCCACTTCTTCAACTTCCTCCGTTGACAACAACAACGAACTCGTCGCTAACTCAAAATCACCGGTAGCCGACGTGGAAGTGAAGTTTTCGGGTCCCAACCTTGTTTTAAAGACAGTATCTCCTCGGATTCCCGGTCAAGCTCTCAAAATAATCTCAGCTCTTGAAGAACTCTCACTGGAAATCCTTAATGTCAACATTAACACCGTTGATGAAACCATGCTTAACTCTTTCACGATCAAG ATTGGAATTGAATGCCAACTGAGTGCTGAAGAATTGGCTCAACAAATCcagcaaacattcggccattgttAG